ATTTCCCTTAAGTTCTCAGTTTAAATCTCAGGTTGAGGGATAATTAGTCTCCTCTCTTCCCGTATTAGCACTGAGCTAACACTTAAACTCCTGCTTAACAAACTGATAATACTGACAGGTTGCCTTGCCAAGCCCTCTCGGTGCGCAAGTCTGAACCGAGAGGGTGTTGAAACGGCCAAGGTTGCGACTTGCCTGGGTGCAGAAGTTGTAGTTATGTGGTCTGGAGTTGCTTGAGACGGGCCAGAACTTCGCTGCTGTGGCTGGATGGATTGACCAGCACGAATTCCTCGCGGATCACGCCTTCTGGGTCGATGATGAAGCTGTTGCGCAGGGAAATATCGCCCATCCAGGAGCCGTAAGCCGCGCTGACTCGACCGTTGGGGTCTGACAGCAAAGGAAAGGTGAGCCCTTCAGAGTCGCAGAACTTGGTGTGAGACGAAACGCTATCGGCACTGATGCCCAAAATCTGCGTGTTGAGCTTGCGGTATTGGGGCAGGTCTTTCTGGAAGCGGCGGGCTTCTAAAGTGCAGCCAGAGGTGAAGTTTTTGGGGTAGAAGTACACCACCAGCCACTGCCCGCGATAGTCCGACAGACCAATTTCGCCATCTCCAGCGTTGCTAGGTAGGGTAAATTCTGGTGCGGCGCTATCTAAGGGCGGCAGGTCAGTGGTTCCCCACTGCGCGAGGGCAGGCGAAGCCTGAAAGCACAACAGGCAGGCCAAACAACTGCTCAGGAAAACCTGCAACAGGGGCAAACGCTCCAAAGAACGGCGCAAGAAGTCGAGCATGGACGGAAGGCTCAAAGTTTACTTAATGTAACTTTACAACCTCGTCTGTGCTGAGCTGCTAGGTCAGAGCTTTTTAGTTCTTACCAAGTTTTAGAGCGGCTGTTTAGCGGGTACTGGGGGGCAAAGCTAGATCCCACCAGGCAGGGGGCGGAGCTTCAACCGCTCTGCGAGGTCTGTAGGTCCGGTCAATGTCGATGGTTTCGCCCACGGTTCGGTCAGGAGACCAGGTTTGCGCAGAGGATGAGGCTGAGCTGCTTTGCGCTGGTGTTGTAGTCCCGGGGGCAGTGGGTGCGCCTGGAGCTACAGGAATGGGAGGCGGTAAAGCGGTGACGTTGGAGGGTGCGTTGTTACCGGTGGCGGGGTTGGGGCTGCTGGGGGAGCGACTGCCGCTGTTGGTTTGTTGCAGAGCTGGCTCTCCTGGCAGTTGAAACCGGGGCGGCGGGACAGAAGAGGAGCGGCAGGTGTTGTAGCCAACCCCTGTGGACGGATCAACCACGGCAACAGAGA
Above is a window of Leptolyngbya sp. FACHB-261 DNA encoding:
- a CDS encoding peroxiredoxin, whose translation is MSLPSMLDFLRRSLERLPLLQVFLSSCLACLLCFQASPALAQWGTTDLPPLDSAAPEFTLPSNAGDGEIGLSDYRGQWLVVYFYPKNFTSGCTLEARRFQKDLPQYRKLNTQILGISADSVSSHTKFCDSEGLTFPLLSDPNGRVSAAYGSWMGDISLRNSFIIDPEGVIREEFVLVNPSSHSSEVLARLKQLQTT